TACGGTGAGCGCCCGACTCTCCCCTGCTTGCCGCCGGACTTTGCTACTCCAGCCATGgtgctccataccatgagcgcgtaggccaaggccatctccggcctctgggtacacaacacagcacactcacgcgcaCACCCGCGACCACCTCCGAGCCCTTGGATGCCGTAGCGGAGCGCGTGCACGCCGCGCTCACGATGCCGCTGTCATGCCGTGCACCACCACTCGCGCACCCGGCCGCCTCACCGGACTAGGACGTAGTCGTAGCACCGCCGTGACGTCTGGAGAACAGCCACGTAGACCGAGTCATCGATAGCCGGCCACAGTGCCTTGGCCaggagcaccagaccaccaccaGACCTCCGCCATGACCGAATCGAGccgccaccgtggccaaagccactagGGGCTCTAGAAGACCCTTTGACCTACCCGACATGCCTGCTAGAGCATTGTAACGCTCACGTGCACCACAGACCCGGCCTATGCCGCTGCACCTGCGCCACCcccgcacgccggttgtgctcgagccgccgttcgccGTGGCCAGTGACCTAGGAAGCCCTATCCGTCGCCCCGACCCCAccgttgcagtcgccatggcacgggaaggcttttccccacctcaattggacgccTAAGCCATTACGGGAGCTCGCCGGAGAGCAGAtcaccggcgggagcacgccaGGGAGGAAACAAAGGATTCTTCCTCACCGGTCACACACGCGCGTGCACCCGGTTCACGAAGACCGCAACGGAGGAGATgatgggtggactcggtccaccgaggacccagcctacggtccatggaccatgaacgctggtccaccatgagccacgcggTGTGGGCTGAGCTGTGGACAGAGCCCAGTAGAGGCCCAGGGacgtgacgtggcagcgccacagcatgccacgtggcaggccaaagcccagcccgtatccaggcccaaccggcccagtttggaaacgacccgtattgaccattgactggtcaacatgaccattgacctagccccacatgtcagtggcacagacactctagacccacatgtcagatggtgACGTCATGTTGACGTCACGTAGGACCCACACGTCGGAAAGCCAACacagccagggtgacgtcatgctaacgtcatgatgacatcagctgctgacgacagcagccctggcccacacgtcagtgaccctgaccggttgaccgttgactcgcccattgacttgacgttgactttgaccagacccacatgtcagtgacctaaGAGCCCTTGGACCCACCTGTCgaaactgatgacgttgatgacgtcatgctgacgttgaTGCTGACGTCagttggaccccacctgtcagctcagaactgagataatgatgtcatgctgatgtcagcatgccacgtggaccagtcacagcgtgacacgtgtcagcccaggattaattcggccttttccattttcagaaatgatttaaacttcggaaattcataactaattcatacgaactcagaaaaatacaaaaccaggaccaaaattcatctaaaatcgagctttacgcaatgaacccatgtttgagtgcatttggttcttttgattttttattgcttctttgtgctattctatagacgtcgctaacgcgactgtaatgcgatcgtttgcagactcggaggagaataagacggacgaggatcgtgagtaccgtgaggagtacagagacgactacactgaaggtgccacatcccacctaatctcgtagcacctattacgcatggctaatatagaactgctattgctttactttactgctacagtcatattatgataggaattgcatggtagtatgcttacttgaaggcctttaccttgatgcaaccttacccctgcataccctgctattaggctagacacacgcttactgctatatatattttacttatacttctactacgcttatactacatgcgtggtggaaactggtgttatctggactatggggagagtgctgcgtgtgtgacttgggtgtgtggagggtgagggttgtgtcgaccaagttggagtatacgacgagcctggggcaagtcttgccatggggtgctacctgggcacccctgaaatagatacctgtggtgggtaaatggtatatgaggtgatcctgggtgtgaacctgtgatgggaggagcccgggtggaggtgttgtggtagcacgataaatggaaaccctgatgaagacattctggcttggtcatccctaaggacttactagtactcagattcaccgagaagccttacgtaccacttgccctatatggtgtgggacggccgaactacttggtaggatattgccactactgctaggttgatagcggacagtgcgagggaggtacggggcacggaggatcccccacacccttccgagacttcatggagaccttgtggacccggctcatgactcatagtttcagccaccctagactagacttggggtgtaccagggctgaatggtagagtggcattatcctaggctagcaagcggccggaatcagcccagtggacgacggtcagcgaagaaggcagatcttgtggctatgtaaaacctctgcagagtgtatggttgatcgatcgatacatgtgtcggcttgtcggctatggacctttcttgggtttcgcttaaactagatagtgagatgagtccttctcttcttcccccgtgagagagtatcggtcgtagccaggggctacgggccttgagacagtgccaagagggagttggcctgtcgactgagagatggtatggtgatggtgtggatggtagtatatcgatcccaggattgaagcctggctctggaaagggaatggggtggaatgggtgagggaatggtgttaaaacttgaccaactattattatatacttgatatgctaatacatagaaaaccccagccttataggttccttttgattatatccaacttgcatccaatttccaccaagcaatgctcatagggtgggagtggccagtacaaatcgtactgataaattttggcacacaggttctgctgaggagtatagctccgaggagtttgacggttgaggggttcgtgcctacgctcaagtctggcgatcttatcttcaagctgttctgaataaatgctacttttgagtccgccaatgcggcgatgtaataatttatgtaattccgcactatttgtactctgattttatcattgtatggatgtgatattcgactggaatttgggtaatatgatctacaacggtcttattacacatcgactctgtggatttcccttcgcggaaattgggtCGCTTCAgaaaccttctggtgggctcagagaggattcctttcacgctacgaccgtattatttatttataaccctcactaaaagttttagaagaaaagttttatgattCACCATTAATCATTATTTTTGTTATAATTCTGATCATACGTTGTTCTCCgctgcaagataaaaatgtaaaccTAAAATATATAAACTTTTTTACATGTAAAACTGTCTTAATTTcgctattgcattcaacttgtttaagcactctaatgttgtaataaagtgatgtaagaaatgattaagaatattgtaagctttattctctcatttatgatcctgatggaaaaatatggatttttcgAGTTTTCCCTTGGGATGTGCTCAATGGAATAGcacgatttagtgcactctcttgggtacttagtgtctaatggaaggcaagtactcttgggagggcaatagattaggcggttctgccacaactggTGAGGAGGCGGTGCTCCCTTGTCTTGGCCTTGAAGATGATCGAGCTGACCCCCTTGATCCAACGGCGGAGGCATCACCGAACTTGATGGACCCCTTGACGCTGGAGTCTAGGTCAGAGAAGAACTCGCACCGACTAGTCATGTGGTGCGTGGCACCAGTGTCGAGGTACCAGCCATCAATCTTGTCATCGTCGGTGCCTTTGCCGAGGAAGGCATGGGCTCGCGGTTCGTCGAGTTGGAGATGTGTGGAGCCAGCCAACGTGGAAAGGGGAAAGCTTGGACCTTTCACCCCTTCCCCTACTTCTTGTTGCGGCTCGATGCACCCGTGCACTAGGAATAGAGCAACATCCTCCACCCCTGCTTGCGCGATGTGAGCCTACCCACCGCGGTGTGGAGGAAGGTGGCAGTCCTTGGCCTAGCGACCGGATCAGCCGTAGTTATTACAGGTGTCATCCCAGGTCACCTTGCGCTCGCCGGCACCGCCGCCATCAGCACCCGCCTGACCCCGgggcctctcctcctccttcttcttcttgccgccaCATGGACGCCGGCGGCGTTGCTTGGAGGAGCCAGATGGTCCAGATCcttctttctccttcttcttcttctcgaagGCGCGTCACTGCTACATCGTGTACAGCAGCTTGCCTCCGGCGGTGCCTGGCTTGGTGTGAGGCCCTCCTCGCGGTCCTGCACCACCTTGAGCCTCCCGATCATGTCCTCGATGGTGAGCTGCTCAAAGTCGACGAGCGTCTCGATCAACATGATGATCTGCGCGTACTTCTTCAGCATGTAGCGGAGGAATTTCTCCACCACGCGCTCCTCCATGAGGTCGGTGTCGCCATTGCGTGCCATCTGCTCCATCAAGTTGGTCAGGCGAAGGGCAAAGTCCTCGACATGCTCACCTGGCTAAAAGGTGAGGCCTTCCCACTCCCCTCAGAGACGCTACAACATCGCCCGGCGCACATGATCACCACCGACGTGCACCGTGGTGATTGCTTCCCATGCCAGCTTCGTCGTGGCCTTATTGACAAGGGAGGTGCTGAGCTCGGTGGGGACGGTGGCGCATAGGGCCTCCAATGCCCGGCGATCATCGTCGTAGCTGACACCATCGACGTGTACCGCCTCCCACAACCGCTGAGCCTCCAGCTTGACCTTCATCAGCAGGCTCCACTCATGGTAGTTCAACTTGGAGAGAATCAGCCATGACGTCCCCGCTCCGGAGTCGCAGTAGACCATCTACAGCTCTGGGGAGTGCCCGCGACGACCACAACGCCGCTTTGGTGATGGTGACTGGCGGCGGCGCTCGACCGGGTTACGCGATCCTCTAGCTGGCTCTGGCTCCTGCTCCATCTCAGCGCGCAGCGCCGCAGCGGTAGCCATCGTGGCCTGAGCCACAGCCGCTGCCTACCTAGCCATCTCAGCCACCACCGCAGCCGCTGTCTCTATGGCAGCAAGGCGTGTCGCTCAATCTCCGACTCTGGCTCCTGCTGAGCCATCGCCAGGGTTGATCACCGCACCAACGGCGGCGCGCTCTCTCGATCTGGCTAGAGGTGGATATGGTGCTCACTCACTCAAGAACCCTAGGCTCTAGATACCAATTGTTGTCCCATATAGATCTCAAATTCAGATTTGGGAActaccagagggcagcttggcccttGTCCGCTTGGATTGAAACAAAATGCAATGGCTTAGTTTTTACAATGACACTGCCCCTCGCTTTTATAGGCAGAGGGCCTCCCCACTTGCTCCAGCATATTCTAACAACTAAAGTGGATGCTGTGCATATTCCTAATAGTAGGCTTGGAAGCCAAGGAAAGTAAAAGTGTagaaaagtaagatacaagtgctTTAGCACTAGGATTATCTATCAATGACAAGATTCTTTTGCAAGATTCTTCATATTTGAAAGCGGGAATTGTCTTTGCACCCCATGGCTCTTCAGAAGACAGGTTGCCTGTGAATAAATGTTCTTCAATAGTGGAAATGGTTGGCGAGGTGCAAACTTGCTTGCATACAGACATTACCTTGGAACAACTGCGGGATATCATGCTGCCAAAGGCAATAGATTACTTCTGCCAGAATTCCAAAGCAACAGTCTGCCAAATGATTTGGAAGTCTAAACATGGCTCTGCACTCATTCAGGTTGAGAAAGTCAACCATGAGCACATGAAGAATGTGCATGAAAACGCGGAGAAATTTTGAGGGAGCTAAGAAAAGAAAGCTCTTTCAAGGACATCATCTCAGGAGTCCGGAAATCTATGATCTCTCACTTGCTCGATTTATGGGGTCCACATGTGCCTGCCCGGCTGCAGAGTTCGACTGGATGCAGAAAGAAAATGAAAGTCAGTTATCAGCAACCTGAAATTCTAAATCATGCATGTAAGATTGATCGACAAGAGAAGCAAGAGACAGACGATTCAACAGAACAAGACAATGATTGTGATTTTCAATTTGTATGCTTGTATGTTGGGACACTGATCTGAACATGAGTTCTTGTCCCATAATAAAGTTGTAAGCTTATGTTCAGGAGTTCTTGTATACTTTTGCATGCTTTAACTAAGGTAACATGTTGGGACCAAGGGTAGTGGAGTTTTCGAATAGACAGAGTAACATCTAAAGAAATGGCTGGAGTACATGGAATTTTGTGCTTGAGCAGAGCTGGGGCAAGATGTGCTTGTAGTTCCCTGTATCCTGGCCAGATCATTGAAATTGAAATGCCTCTCCCAATGAAGAGAGGGGCACCACAGTGAGGATGGTAAAGGAGCAGGAAGTTAATGCTTACTCTCTGATATAAAGGTCCAGTAAATAGCATTAGCCACATTGATGAGATCATGAATAAATATAACTGATATAAATGTGCTTCATTTATAGATTGTTCTGTTTTGTATGTACTGTCAAATCCACCGCAGGCGCGGTTGTCGCCactgtactctctctctctctctctctctctcacgaaCAGAGATGAACGCAAACACTCAGAAATTGGCAGCGTTTTAGGGTTTAATTGCAGAATATAAATGCAGTCTTACAAGGCCACGTTGGCCAGAATTGTGGCGGCACGCTCGTGCTCATGATGCACCATCCCACACCGCTGGGACGTGCCGCAGATATCATGCACGACAAGCGACGTCGTGCGCAGTTACACTATCTGATAACTATCTGAAAACAGCAAAGGGAAAACAGCTTAGCCTACACTGTACATATCCGGCAACAGGCTTATTGACTAACAAATCACCCCCTAAGCTCTGTGGCCAGCAGGAAGAAGATTGGTGAGGCCATCTTGCTCCGGAGCTCTTTGTGCATGTGGTGGCCAAGGGCTTCGGTGAGATGTCACCTAACTGGTCCGCCGTTCTATTGAATTGGACATCAATCAGGCCTCGGTCTATACACTCCTAGAAATAATGGTACTGGACATTAATGTGCTTCGTCCCATCATGATGCACTGGATTCTTGATCATGGAGATGGCGGACTTGTTGTCCATCCGCAGGGTTGGCGCGCTGGTCTCAACGTCGACCATGTCTGCGAAGAGACGGGCCAGCCAAACACCCTGACATGTCGCGGTCGTCACCGCGATGTATTCTGCTTCACACGATGAGAGGGCCACAACCTTCTGCATGCTATATTGTCATGAGATTGGCCCAATGTTGACAAAGTAGATGAGCCCGCCGGTGCTCTTGTGGTCGTTGACATCACCAACGAGGTCGCTGCTGCTGTAGCCGTGCAGAAGAGCCTCGTATTAGACGACATCCGCCGCTTGGTCGGCCTCCCCCTCTGCGGGGTCGGCCGGCGTCCGGTCGAGCTCAGCTTTCACCTCGAGTCGAATCGAGAGGCTGTTGAGTACGTCGAGGAAGACGCGAGAGTACAGACATGGTTGGGGTTGCAATTCATTGCTTACAGCAGTTTTCCCCTCTTTTCAAGTCTATGGTTGAAAATATTAGGGAAGAAAGAGAACAGAGAGAAGGGAGCTCCAAAAGGAGCTCACAACTTCATaagaaagagggagagagaagagagaaggaagAAAGGAGCTGGGGCCGTGACCTTTTATGGGCCTGTAGCTCCAGCGCGCCTGGCGTGACAAGACTTGTCACGCCTAAGTCGCTGGCGCGACAGGGTGGGCCCCAACAAGCACCACGCCAGCTCGGGTCAGCGGTTGACGCCACCGTGGTGTCCCTTGTCGCGCCAATGCATATGGCGCGACAGAGTGTTGCCGTCGCATCACCTGCTCTGGCGCGACCAAAAGGGTCAACTCTGCTTATTGTTTTTGGGAGcggttattattaaaatattggttaaaaaaggattaaaattaaaaaaaatccctaGGGAGCGGACATGGAGAGGTACACGGTGCACGGCTGCGGCGCCGAGCACCATTGGGAGGTGGAAGAGCGCGTGCCGCCAGCCACCGGAGAGGATGGCCGAGGCGACGCCACCCTTTCCCATCACACGTGCAGGCGCTCTCAAGGAGTCAAGGTACGGTCGATTGCTGCCAACCTTCAAGACCACAATCTGTTCCGCTACAATTGCAGCAGGAGCAGAGCACCCTGTCTTAGTTGAATAGTTGATGCAAATATGAACTAGCCTACGAGGAACAGTAAAGCACAAATATGAATGGGTCGTATTTGCGCGGCAATCTTAATTAATACTGTTGATATAGGATCAATCATTCTTTTAGCTAGATGGCATTATGATCTTCTTTGCCATATTTCTGATCCATTTTATACAGGCATAGTCCTTTTTTTTCTCTGTTGCAGTTTCGTGCATCAAATgcaatccttttttttttttgagggggaaTTGCAATCCTTTTCACTGAAACTCTGACAGTATTCCATTGGACCGAATTTACAGGGCATCAAAAAATTAGGGGGAACTTGTGAGAAATAAGAGAAAATGCTTGTGAGTTAAATCAGTCATCGGTCAACAGACTAGCGTGGAATGGATAATGAACTGACTAAGACTCGTATATTGGCTTCAACTACCAGAAATTGCCAGTGACAAGCAGGCATGACTTTTTCCAAGCTCCTTGTCTACAGCCGTGTGGACCAAATATTTTCAAGCTGTATTCCACCCGCTTTTCCTGTCCTTGTCTGTGACTTAAGTGCAACTCTTCCACATCTGTCGAAATGATGCCTTTTGGCCTATTGCGTTCAAACATGGAACTAATTAGCTAGAGAGGTTCTCATCTTTGACGAAGACTTCTTGACAAGTTTCCCTTGCAGAGAGCTACCAGAGAGCAGAGACCATCATCAACACGAAACTTCAGCCCTCTCTATCAGGCTTGTCTACCACGTTCCCCCCTCTAAGCCTTTTACATCACAGTCTTCTCTTTGACTTTAAGTTCCCATCTTACCACACCGTGGGATTTTGCCCTCAAGACATATCTATAGACAGGATATATAGCTGCCCACCATTCACGTCCATGCAATTCAACCAAAGGTATGTTCTTCCTCCCATTAATTAAGCTAAATCATTTCCTGTGATCCAAAGTTCATGTCTCTAATCTCTCATCGATACTGTTATCTGTTGAATATCGTGAACAGGGAAGGGATATTGTAGATGCTTGAATCCTAATGGCGGAGATTGTCGGTTCTGCAGTTGTTCAGGAGTCAGTAAGCCAAATCGTATCTGGTCTGCTTCAAAAATATGAAGATAAACACAACTCAAATGCGTTCCGAAACCTTGAGAGGCTAGAGATGGCACACATCAGGCTGGAGGCTGTTCTTCAGACATCTGATAAGTGGGATATCACTGATACATCCTTGTTGCGTTGGCGTAGGAAGCTTAAGTCTGCTGCTCAAGAGTGCAATGACACGCTACATAAATGCAAGCTGAGAATCCTAGAAGACGAACACATGGAGAAGGAAGTAAGTAATTTCTCCCTTCCTAAGAGGGTTGTGCATGCTACCAGGTCATTCGTTTCTTCTATCTTTAACCACGACAACAACGACTTGAACAGATCCATTGTTCAAAGATTTGAGTGGTTTGCAGATGGTGCTAGCGAGTTTCTAAGATTACTAGAGATTGGTGGCACGCCACGGTGTTGCATGCCCTTTAACCCTTTTATCAGGCACCTTCTTGCTGGCAAGATACTACATCATAGAATCATTAGGGCAAACAAGCGCCCTTTGTTTCTACTGTTGGCACCATTTATTAGTGCAGAGCATGGAATAGAAGGTAGGCTTTTCTTTATGCAAAAAGATAGTAAAGTACCAAATGATGATTTTTGCCTTACTTTAACGCTACAACTTTCGGAGAGTACAGACATAGTTGGGGTTGCAATTCAGTGCTTACAGCTGTTTACCCCTCTAAACAAGTCCACGGTTGAAAATATTAGGATAGAACTTATGCAGCTACCTACTCAAGACTTCTCATGGGTACCATATGTTGATTCACACCAAAGAAAAATTTGGGACAATGCTCACAGATTGGGCACACAATGGTTTTGCCCAAACCCATTATGTTGCAAGCAGCATGATAAGAACAACCTTTGTCATGGTAGCAAGGTAGACAAGTCATCTGGATTAGGACATGTTTCTCTAGAACCGGTTATTGAAGTTGGTCTACAGTGCCAACTCTTGCTCTCAGAGTGCAACAAACAGAGGGCCTCACTGTCCGAATGTAAAAGTTATCTACGTGATCATCCATATGTGAGAGGTGGAGTCCTCTTTGCACCACATTGCTCTTCAGAAGGCATGTTGCTTGTGGATAAATTTCCTGCAATAGCTGCAATCTACAGTGAGGAGCAACATTGTTTGCATACTGTCTTTACCTTGGGACAACTTGAGGAGATCATGCTGCCAGAAGCAATAGATTACTTCTGTCAGCATGAGAAAGCGACAGTCTACCAAATGCTTTGGAGGTCTAGGCATGGCACTGCATACATTCAAGTTGAGAGAGCAAGCATCTTCATGCCAAACACACAACAAACGTTTCATGGAGCTAACAAGAGAAGGAAACTGCTGCAAGGACAGGACGAGGAGTTTGAATTGTCTCTGAGATATTGGGTCTCTCACTTCCTTGACTTATGGGCTGCACATGCACCCATCCAACATCAAGGTTCTATCAGGGACTGGTATCAGGAAGTAGAGGAAAAACAGAAGAAGCACATCACATCAGCATGAAATTCTTGATCATATATGTACCATGGATCGATCAACAAATGATGAAGAAATAAAATAAAGGAGTGTATGTTCCATGAAAGGATCAAAGGGTGGATTTACTGTTCATGACCAAGAACAGATCTATCAAAATAATAGGGTACACATATTTTCAGATCTCGAATTTGGGATAGATGCTCAGACTAGAgggttgttggtatttataagtgcaaatagaatatgaaggattccgcaagcgcacagaataccattgtagcgtTTTactgggagtattccaggtatcgttatttatattttaccataggaaaacaatggcgtaaagacttattgaatatcaaaggagtatctatcagtcaacataccaaCATGGCTAGAGCAAGGgtgaaggtaatgataggaattaaggatAATGATACTCAGGGGGTTGATCTATAAGATaacgtaaactagtcaactcggaaGAGCAACGAGTGAGGTAGATTCTTGTGACATTCTTAtcacatggtcaaagtatatatatatccaactatagttaagactaactctactcttgtgcacttcgggacgccACTTAGACGGTAGagtacccacaatagataactctataccgacgcgactacggtcctacaatttaagaaccttctcaattcagagtggactacaaaggatagacggggctatcacctcccgctgctaccacccaaccagagaacagggtgtactcacaGGTAGAGcattgtataagcaccatgcttacacgaggcttggctacttagcccaatcgataaactagcaggctaagcgctctatgaacccacacacaaaagtaatgataacctcaactaagcaagatacatattaaaagtaagcatagcatgtaaataggaatatgataaattggtaataagtcttacaaaatgtagaagtgaagattcaaggctttgccgagcctccaagactagatccggaacCTGAGCATGAGCCCTACTGGACCCTAACTTCCGagttactaatctactacattggagagtctagacAGAATCCTCCTAgtgtatcttgatctctgaatgagagaaatgaattagggtttcagggatgctctagggaggggattaggggctactatatataggccggagcatcaattctggaccttcggatcaaaccgacttgaaagaacggcgtagatgcaatctaggaggcggtggagaaccgacattcgaaggaggggctgacaggtgggcccaggggtcgggcggcctgcaggtggggccggtcggccccacatggcagccacctgcctttccctttggtggtttgccttctggagtcttctagagtctttccacgTCGGTTTCGCtgcggataaacgtgatttgctttgacgaataggccctTCTTGACGATTTTATGAGTAAATCCTCCTGCAaatacatattcaccaaaacttgtgcaatttattagtttaaaccgcTAGACCTatattggtgatcctttttatgcatttatataagttatattgacggtttatgattaacgttaactaccgtcaacaagggTCAACCCTCAACAAGAAGCAGAGCTACATCATGGAGGAATTTTGCTTTACTGACTAGAAACTTGTGTTTAATGTTGGTTTTAGTTGAGAACCCTATTCCAAATTAGGAATGTATGTGACTATTTTGTATAGTAGTGTTTATTCATCAGCATTTGATCTTTAAGTGGCCATTCCATGGTTAcagtatatatatacataatacATCTAATTGATCGTACAAATGTGTAAGATGCAACTGCATTGCCAGTGTCGTTTTTATATGTAGTCGCTTGCTGTTACGTAATACAGTCGGTGTAAGATGCAACAGCATTGTAAGTGTAATTTCTGTGTGTGTTGTCTCTTATGGTTACCTAATACAGTCGAGGAACTAAACTTCAAAATGTTATGTTTATTGCTTATTAGCTATTCCATATTTATTATTGAATCCAAAATATTTTCCTTTAATGAGAAACTGTCAAGTTCGATTTCTCACCTCGCCTAGATCAAGCACATCTCGTTTTTGTGTTGCGGTTACCTAATACAGTCGAGGAACTACAATTCTAAATTTTTTGTTTATTACTTATTAGCTATTCCATATTTATTCTTGAATTCAGCAAATTTTACTTTGATAGAAAACTGTCAAGGTTCATATTCTCACCTTGCCTAGATCAAGCACATCCTTGCTACAATAAGGGTACTCTTAAGCGGCCTCCACATTGGCACTGGGCCTGTTCAGTGGCTCATCGTCTACTTGGATGGGACTGGGCGGCTGTCCTAACTCGGCGTTCTACTTCATGGTACTAAATCTTCTTGGGCGACAACCTAGTATCCTAGTTGGCCAAGCATCGGACAACAATCTCCTGCACCAACACCGAGGCCGAGTACCGAGCTGCCACACACACTATAGTCAAGTGTTGTTGGTTGCATCAGCTGCTTCAGAAGCTTCACGTCCCAATTGCTTCTGTGATCGTCGTTTATTGTGACAATGTTAGCGTCTATCTCATCAATTCTTTTTTGCTGACCTGCGCGTGTGCGAAGCGCAAAATGTGCTCGTGGAGTTCCTCGATGCGCACAGGTAACCACGGCAGAGCCGTATAGAGCTGCTGATGTGCGAGCGCTCCAGGGTGGTGAGCTTGAAATCCAACCAAGAGGGTGAACGGCCACCAC
Above is a genomic segment from Miscanthus floridulus cultivar M001 chromosome 3, ASM1932011v1, whole genome shotgun sequence containing:
- the LOC136545024 gene encoding uncharacterized protein, with product MAEIVGSAVVQESVSQIVSGLLQKYEDKHNSNAFRNLERLEMAHIRLEAVLQTSDKWDITDTSLLRWRRKLKSAAQECNDTLHKCKLRILEDEHMEKEVSNFSLPKRVVHATRSFVSSIFNHDNNDLNRSIVQRFEWFADGASEFLRLLEIGGTPRCCMPFNPFIRHLLAGKILHHRIIRANKRPLFLLLAPFISAEHGIEGRLFFMQKDSKVPNDDFCLTLTLQLSESTDIVGVAIQCLQLFTPLNKSTVENIRIELMQLPTQDFSWVPYVDSHQRKIWDNAHRLGTQWFCPNPLCCKQHDKNNLCHGSKVDKSSGLGHVSLEPVIEVGLQCQLLLSECNKQRASLSECKSYLRDHPYVRGGVLFAPHCSSEGMLLVDKFPAIAAIYSEEQHCLHTVFTLGQLEEIMLPEAIDYFCQHEKATVYQMLWRSRHGTAYIQVERASIFMPNTQQTFHGANKRRKLLQGQDEEFELSLRYWVSHFLDLWAAHAPIQHQGSIRDWYQEVEEKQKKHITSA